One Hyphomonadaceae bacterium BL14 genomic window, CCGGGATGACCGACCCCTCCAGAACCAGAAAGTCACCGGCGCCCGAGCTGAAACCCGTCCCCGAAGCGGCCGTCACGGCGGTCGGCGACACCCTGCGCGAAGAGGGGTTGCCCAGCCCGGCTGCTGGCGGCGCCACCACATTCCTGCAGGCCCGGACCGCCAACGAGGTGCTGAAAGCGCAGGAGCGCTGCATCCGGCTTCAGATGCTCAAGGGCGAGCTGATCGAACGCAGTCGCGCCAGCGCGCTTGTGTTCCGCCTGGCGCGCGAGGAACGCGATGCGTGGGTCAACTGGCCGGCGCGCGCGGCGGCATTGATGGCCGCGGAGCTGACGGCGGCTCTGGGAGAGGGGACCGAGGTGGAGACGGCGCTGATGCAGAAGGTTCTCCAGGTCCATGTCCGCGCCCAGCTCGAAAGCCTTGCCGAGATCCGCGCTGAGTTTGGGTGAGGACGTCATCGGGTTCGACGGGGCTGAGGATCTCTTGCGCGCCTGGTCGCGCGCGATACGTCCCGATCCCGATCTGACGGTTTCCCAGTGGGCCGACCGCCATCGCTGGCTCTCGTCGCGCGCCTCGGCGGAACCGGGCCGGCACCGCACGGCGCGCACGCCCTACATGCGCGAGATCATGGATGCGCTCTCGCCCTCGAGCCCGGCGCAGCGCGTGGTGTTCATGAAGGCGGCTCAGGTCGGCGCGACAGAAGCTGGCAATAACTGGATCGGGTTTGCGATCCATCAGGCGCCAGGCCCGATGCTGGCTGTCCAGCCGACTGTGGAGCTCGCCAAGCGCAACTCGCGCCAGCGCATCGACCCGCTGATCGAGGAGAGCCCGCAGCTTCGCGAACGGGTCAAGCCTGCACGCTCGCGCGACGCGGGCAACACCATGCTGTCCAAGGAGTTCGCGGGCGGCATCCTGATCATGACGGGGGCGAACTCCGCCGTTGGCCTGCGCTCGACGCCGGCGCGATACATCTTCCTTGATGAGGTGGACGCCTATCCGGGCTCGGCCGACGAGGAAGGCGATCCGGTCACGCTGGCCGAAGCGCGCTCGCTGACATTCGCCCACCGGCGCAAGGTGTTCCTGGTCTCCACCCCGACAATCCGGGGCCTCAGCCGCATCGAGCGCGAGTACGAGGCGAGCGACCAGAGGCGCTATCACGTGGCGTGCCCGCACTGCGGCCATGAGCAGTGGCTGAAGTTCGAGCGGCTGCGCTGGGAC contains:
- a CDS encoding elements of external origin; its protein translation is MQGMSERQYAAHAGLSRGAIQKAKAAGRLVLLPDGSIDAPASDVRRAGMTDPSRTRKSPAPELKPVPEAAVTAVGDTLREEGLPSPAAGGATTFLQARTANEVLKAQERCIRLQMLKGELIERSRASALVFRLAREERDAWVNWPARAAALMAAELTAALGEGTEVETALMQKVLQVHVRAQLESLAEIRAEFG